From Natronorubrum halophilum, a single genomic window includes:
- a CDS encoding ArsR/SmtB family transcription factor — MVERKPDDLDLDAVFQALSHPIRRSILEQLTDGPESVGDLAEPHDVSLPAVSKHLRVLEDAGLIDVEKDGLVRRCHLDAVPLSAAFGWLTQYRVFWEDRLDALANHLENEDQ; from the coding sequence ATGGTTGAACGGAAGCCGGACGACTTGGACCTCGATGCAGTCTTCCAGGCGCTCTCTCACCCGATACGTCGATCGATCCTCGAACAGTTGACCGACGGCCCGGAGAGTGTGGGCGACCTGGCCGAACCCCACGACGTTTCCCTGCCGGCCGTATCCAAGCATCTGCGCGTGCTGGAGGACGCTGGGTTAATCGACGTCGAGAAGGACGGTCTCGTTCGCCGCTGCCACCTCGACGCCGTACCGCTTTCCGCGGCATTCGGGTGGCTGACCCAGTACCGCGTCTTCTGGGAGGACCGGTTAGATGCGCTGGCCAACCATCTGGAGAACGAAGACCAATGA
- a CDS encoding SRPBCC domain-containing protein — protein MTDDPNGDDAAMTENTADEERSITMSRVIEAPSERVYEAFLTPEDIAVWAPPDGFRADVQEVESEEGGSFRVENNAETEEMEQYSHTFQGTYQELKPDEKIVWTEDTGEGDDHSTVTVTLDTVADGTEVTLRLDGISKDVAEEYGVAEAWEGTLEKLAGQVED, from the coding sequence ATGACAGACGACCCCAACGGAGACGATGCAGCAATGACAGAGAACACGGCGGACGAAGAGCGGAGTATAACCATGAGTCGCGTGATCGAAGCGCCATCCGAGCGCGTTTACGAAGCGTTCCTCACTCCCGAGGACATCGCGGTGTGGGCTCCCCCAGACGGATTCCGCGCTGACGTTCAGGAGGTCGAGTCCGAAGAGGGCGGGTCCTTCCGAGTCGAGAACAATGCAGAGACCGAAGAGATGGAACAATACTCCCACACGTTCCAGGGCACCTACCAGGAGCTGAAACCCGACGAGAAGATCGTCTGGACCGAGGACACCGGGGAGGGTGATGACCACAGTACGGTAACGGTGACGTTGGATACGGTCGCTGACGGGACCGAAGTCACCCTCCGCTTAGACGGTATCTCCAAGGATGTCGCCGAGGAATACGGGGTTGCAGAAGCCTGGGAAGGCACCCTCGAAAAACTCGCCGGTCAGGTGGAGGACTGA
- a CDS encoding AI-2E family transporter codes for MAVFDRWDGKRLLWIGFGLIITALIGIALFRYVGTLFFAIFVYYATRPLYRQLDRVIDHPNVTATVTILFVVVPMAGVVAYAGVVALQELDQFLASSELEAYRSVLQPYLRLIKEGNVDRLRDALTAGSGGSIAGVALQGVPRTLGRLQSVAGFVFSILARFFLMLTFLFYLLRDDQKLRRWFYDSIDHDDEIVSYIESVDDDLETVFLSNLAVIVVAAVTAATTYIGLNYLASGGTVVATPVLLSLLIGIGTLIPAVGMKIVYIPYGLVLFGLAVTTSTPFWHPIAFFVLTFVVIDTIPDFFARSYLSARSGVHMGLVLLGYFLGTLAFGWYGLFLGPIVVVLAVHFAHMIFPTLGSDIRGE; via the coding sequence ATGGCCGTTTTCGACAGATGGGACGGCAAACGTCTCCTCTGGATTGGATTCGGGTTGATCATTACAGCACTGATTGGAATTGCCCTTTTCAGATACGTGGGAACATTATTCTTCGCGATATTCGTCTACTACGCGACGCGTCCACTGTATCGCCAACTCGATCGCGTCATCGACCACCCGAACGTGACGGCAACGGTCACGATACTATTCGTTGTCGTCCCCATGGCTGGCGTCGTCGCCTACGCGGGCGTCGTCGCACTACAGGAACTGGATCAATTTCTCGCCTCGAGTGAGCTCGAGGCGTATCGATCGGTCCTCCAACCGTATTTGCGATTGATCAAGGAGGGCAACGTCGACAGACTCCGGGACGCACTCACGGCCGGCTCCGGCGGCTCGATCGCGGGCGTCGCTCTTCAGGGTGTGCCGAGAACCCTGGGACGACTGCAGTCGGTCGCCGGATTCGTCTTCTCGATCCTTGCTCGATTTTTTCTCATGCTCACTTTTCTCTTCTACCTCTTGCGTGACGATCAGAAGTTACGACGGTGGTTTTACGACAGCATCGACCACGACGACGAGATCGTCTCCTATATCGAATCGGTCGATGACGACCTTGAGACGGTTTTTCTCAGTAATCTCGCAGTCATTGTGGTCGCAGCCGTGACCGCTGCCACAACGTACATCGGTCTCAACTACCTCGCATCGGGTGGGACCGTCGTTGCGACGCCGGTATTACTCTCGCTGCTCATCGGAATCGGGACACTGATACCGGCCGTCGGAATGAAAATCGTCTACATCCCGTACGGATTGGTTCTGTTTGGACTCGCAGTGACGACGTCGACGCCGTTTTGGCACCCGATCGCGTTCTTCGTTCTCACGTTTGTCGTCATCGACACGATCCCCGATTTCTTCGCGCGGTCGTACCTGTCGGCGCGAAGCGGCGTCCACATGGGACTAGTTCTCCTCGGATACTTCCTCGGAACTCTCGCTTTCGGCTGGTACGGACTCTTCCTTGGCCCGATCGTCGTCGTCCTCGCGGTCCATTTCGCGCACATGATCTTCCCCACACTCGGTAGTGATATCCGTGGAGAGTGA